From Juglans regia cultivar Chandler chromosome 6, Walnut 2.0, whole genome shotgun sequence, the proteins below share one genomic window:
- the LOC108994255 gene encoding uncharacterized protein LOC108994255, with protein sequence MERKEANRSHVRGSASDPVEGGEKKLGIQNDGEFNWSAGSKDHETENDTYISKYAETTGHDESDELMKQLADLETGNKRVPATFPKQTRKQRRSKHERCPSLENIVYLMMCCEPEGELPFLEPNPGIKRPPVTVFQPLPPPPPPTL encoded by the exons atggaaagaaaggaaGCAAATCGCTCACATGTTCGTGGTTCGGCCTCAGATCCCGTTGAAGGAGGAG AAAAAAAACTTGGCATTCAAAATGATGGTGAGTTTAATTGGTCTGCGGGTTCCAAGGATCATGAGACTGAAAATGATACTTATATCAGCAAGTATGCTGAAACAACTGGACATGATGAAAGCGATGAGTTAATGAAACAACTGGCAGATCTTGAAACTGGAAACAAAAGGGTACCGGCCACCTTCcctaaacaaacaagaaaacaacGGCGATCAAAACATGAACGTTGTCCTTCTCTTGAAAACATTG TTTACCTCATGATGTGCTGTGAGCCTGAGGGAGAGTTGCCGTTTCTTGAACCTAACCCAG GAATAAAGCGACCACCTGTTACTGTTTTTCAGCCACTGCCGCCACCCCCGCCACCAACATTataa